The Drosophila nasuta strain 15112-1781.00 chromosome 2R, ASM2355853v1, whole genome shotgun sequence genome segment GACGCCGCTGTTGGCAGCAAGTGTCACGGGACATATGCCCATCGTGGAGCATCTGATAACGTTGCCGTGCGTGAGTCGAGTGGCTCGAATCGATGCCCTCGAGCTGCTGGGCGCAACATATGTGGATAAGAAACGTGATATGGCCGTGGCATTGACGCTGTGGCGACGTGCGCTCGAGGAGCGTGCACAGACACCGAGAATCTATAAGAAACTGCAGGAGCCGGTGCCGGCCTATGAGCTGGTCACCGAGGTGACAACCATTGAGGAGTTGGAAGAGCTAGTACTCGATCCGGATGAGATGCGCATGCAGGCGCTTGTCATCAGACAGCGCATTTTAGGACCGACGCATCCGGATACCAGCTACTACATTCGTTTCCGGTAAGTATCGATTTGATATACATAATATGAAGTACAATTACTATCTCATATCTGGTTTTTAGGGGTGCCCATTATGCTGACGCTGGCCGTTTTGATCGCTGCATCGAGCTCTGGTCATATGCCTTGACTATGCAACAGAAAATATTGCAGCCACTTAGCCCCATGACACAATCCTCATTGCTCTCGTTTGCCGAGCTCTTCAGTTTCATGCTGGTCGAGGCGGGTCGCCTGCTGCCGCGTGGCCGCATTGTGCCACCCATTGAGGCGGACGGCATGCTGACCATCTTTCACAAGGCCGTGCTGGAGGTGGAGCGCGGTCAGGCCTTTACgctgcaacatcagcagctgGAGTCCATGTCCAATGCCGGCAGTAAACCGCTTATGCAATCACCCTCATCCTCATCGAACTCCTCCAGCTCTAGCTCCAGCTCCTccgcatcatcatcgtcatcatcatcatcgtcgtcgtcgacaaCGCTGTTGTCGGTGCATCAGCATGATTGCAATCACGATCCCAATGCGTTGAGTCGCACATTGGTTAGTGCTTTGCATATTGGCTGCCTGCTCAGTTCGCTGCTCGACTCCGAGTCCTTCTGTCCGGATATGCGGCGTCAAGTGATGGACGCACTGTTTCGTCTCAATCGTCTTAAGGTGCACGTACGCTCCGGCCGCACAGCTCTGCACTATGCCTGCTATCGTGAGGGCACATTGGTTGGTCGCTATCCTTCATGTCAGTTCCCATCGGCATCGCTGGCCAAGGCGCTGCTCGAGGTGGGCGCCGATCCCAATGAGGTGGATGATGCGGGTAATACACCGCTGCATCTGGCTGCCACTTTGGAGCCCTATGTGGAGCCTTTGGCGCACACGCTGCTCGAAGGTGGAGCGCATCTGGTAAGGGTTTGAATTGAAGTAAACGATAATAGATCGTCGACTAATCAATTGAACTTTTTGTAGGATACGAAAAACGATGCTGGCGAAACGTTCGAATCGCTGTTGGCGCCGACGCTGCTGCACAAAATCATTGATCCCATGAAGTACACATCGCTGGCTTGTCTGGCGGCGCGCACCATCAAAAAGCATGGCATTAAATATGAGGAGACTGTGCCGGCGGCACTCTATGAGTTCATTGAGTTGCACTAAGCGTGTGTGCTGTTTGCTGCCTTCTGAGAATCGATGCGAGCGATGCGAGCGCTAGATAAAGATAGAGATGAGGACGGAGGACAGAGGACATAGAGAAAGGGATCAGATCAGACGACAAGACAGACAGGAAacagtttgtgtgtgtattgacTCTCTCCCGCCACGCCACGCCACGCCGCGCCTCTCTCACTCACAAACACTCAATGACACTCACTGAAAACTCACTCAGAAAACGAAACGACAACACACTCACCCGCCCGCCATCGAAGCCATGGATAGCCACGTGGAATagacataataataataatataatacctACTATACAACTACAATTATAAACTACAACTACTATTACTTAtaaacaacattaacaacaacaaaatatgtagGAGCTAGAGCTAGAGCAGCTGATGGAAGATGGAAGATGAGAGGAGAGCGTTACTAAGGACTAGGAACTGATTTGTGATGTTTGCAAGCGAAGTGCCCAATCCTGGTGCAGTCcaattttggcatttttttgttgggcgTTATCAGGATTGATATCTGAAGATCTGACCGATCGATCAACACAATCATGATGGATCGATCAAGGTCCCTCGACGGTGTCAATGCAATCGACAACGACGAAACTCTACtaagaacaaaaaagaaaacaacaacatttaacgacgacgacaacaacaacaagatgaacgacaacaacaatttgaataatgCTGTTAACTATTTTGCTTgcaaaatgtgttttattgTGTTCTTGCtactctttttgtttttgtatgtataaattatgactttaatattatgtatacgccATGTATGGCGCTTGTCGGTCAGCTGAAAAACAATTGCGTACGCCTTCTTTTTTAAGGGGCGCCTGCATTAAAGTCCTCATTAGCTGCACCGACCACGCCCCACGCGGCCCCTTGTTATGCGTATTTTAGTGTGTactacaaacaaaacaaatacaaaaacaaacataatgAAAACCAAGAAAAACCCCTCCTAACTGATCCGTTTTGCCAGAGCAATAAAAAGCGCGAACAGAGTTTGGAATAAAAAcgacattttaaaatatataaaaaaactaTTCTTGATTTATCTTGATTCATTTACTATCCTCACATTCTCCTACTATTAGAATTTAAGCCACACACAAATCACACATAAGAATAGAGTatgtttcaaaatatatatcaaatagatatagtaaatgtaaattctcgagtttttggcatttcacAAAAGTAAATGGAGaaataatttgttgtgtgtgtgtgctcatcAAGTTGAGGCAATTGACATATTAATATGATTGGTAATATGGTAAGTATGTGTCTATAAAAGTAGCCCATCGTTAAAATATGAAGAAgtcaagttatttatttataattggaTCTTATTTTGTTATCTTGAGTTCTTACGATTATAGCGAAATTGCTTCTTAACTGAGATTTTTATTaactattaaaaacaatagtatatatacattggaataaaaataagaataaataagtgaaaatatattaaacgcTTAGTTACCATATTTTTATGACTGCCTCATTTTTTAGCCACCACTGTAGtaacattacgtatacgcatttCGCCAACTATGTTTGAAGGACTGTACAGTGTACACATTTCTGCCATGCACTGTTGTAATGTATTGAAATACATTGTTATGCTTATGTAAATGATTTGTTCACTCTACAATGTTGTAATCGTTTAATATATGGGACAGGTTTATCGCTAAGCTAGGAATGTTTTTTAACGTTTAGTTATTAATTTACCTAATTTGCTTTTATCAATTCTCTTAGAATTCTTCTTGGCAAAATCAGTTGAATTTTCGCCCTATATAAAGCCAAGAAAATTTCTTGGAAGTAGTGCAAAATGTGGTCAATAATCGTCTCATTGGGCTTGGTGTCCATCGTCAGTGCGGAGTACTTTGAGTGCCATTCCGACGAGATTGACAAGACTCGGAACGCGGTGCAGAACCTTTGGCCTAATACCCAAATGTATTATCACCTCTCCAGCGAATTGAGCGACAAGGAAAAGTCGAATGTTCGCGCTGCCTTGGCTGTGTTTAACGAGAAGACCTGTCTGAAGTTCTTGGAGGTGGAGGAATCATCACCGCTTCACTATGTCTACTATAACAAGTCAAATGGGTGCCGGTCACTTGTGGGTTACAACCCGTTTCACAAGCCACATGTTGTAGATGTTGACGAGTATTGTTTAAGTCATACGGGTATTATCCAACACGAGACGCTCCATGCGCTGGGCTTGCATCATGAGCAGAAACGTCAAGATCGCGATCAACATGTGATTATCAATTGGGCAAATATTGAACACGGACAGGCGCATAATTTTCAAATCGAACGTGGAACCACCTCTTTCGGTGTGCCCTATGACCTCAATAGTGTTATGCACTATCCCAAAAATGCCTTTGCCAAGGATCGCAGAATTCCGACTATTTATGCTAAAGTCAATGGAAAGCCGGTGGAGAGAGAGATGGGCAATCTGCTGGGTCCTTCTGAGGGTGATCTTATCAAAATACGcaaaatgtataattgttaggctagatggacagacggacagacagccagacagatgagttttattatttttgaataaaaatgatatttttgaaCATATGAAAAACAATGCTTGATTTATTTCGATTCATTCTCTAGCATTAGAATTTAAGCATCAcacttttgaataaaaatgatatttttgaatatatgaaaaacaatGCTTGATTTATTTCGATTCATTCTCTAGCATTAGAATTTAAGCATCACACAACTCACAATAAGAACAGGATATAAATGttgagaaata includes the following:
- the LOC132786073 gene encoding low choriolytic enzyme-like, which encodes MWSIIVSLGLVSIVSAEYFECHSDEIDKTRNAVQNLWPNTQMYYHLSSELSDKEKSNVRAALAVFNEKTCLKFLEVEESSPLHYVYYNKSNGCRSLVGYNPFHKPHVVDVDEYCLSHTGIIQHETLHALGLHHEQKRQDRDQHVIINWANIEHGQAHNFQIERGTTSFGVPYDLNSVMHYPKNAFAKDRRIPTIYAKVNGKPVEREMGNLLGPSEGDLIKIRKMYNC
- the LOC132787877 gene encoding LOW QUALITY PROTEIN: protein fem-1 homolog CG6966 (The sequence of the model RefSeq protein was modified relative to this genomic sequence to represent the inferred CDS: deleted 1 base in 1 codon), giving the protein MDHKFIVFNAARDNNLPQLKAALYNKSAPEMATLISSKVNGATPLVIACRNGHYDIVEYLLTKCRANVEQVGSISFDGEPIEDAPPLWCAAAAGHLGIVKMLVRRSANVNSTTRTNSTPLRAACFDGHYEIVKYLVHHGADFEVANRHGHTCLMIACYKGHYRIAQYLLSLNADVNRCSIKGNTALHDSAESGSLQILQLLLKHGATMDVDYYGMTPLLAASVTGHMPIVEHLITLPCVSRVARIDALELLGATYVDKKRDMAVALTLWRRALEERAQTPRIYKKLQEPVPAYELVTEVTTIEELEELVLDPDEMRMQALVIRQRILGPTHPDTSYYIRFRGAHYADAGRFDRCIELWSYALTMQQKILQPLSPMTQSSLLSFAELFSFMLVEAGRLLPRGRIVPPIEADGMLTIFHKAVLEVERGQAFTLQHQQLESMSNAGSKPLMQSPSSSSNSSSSSSSSSASSSSSSSSSSSTTLLSVHQHDCNHDPNALSRTLVSALHIGCLLSSLLDSESFCPDMRRQVMDALFRLNRLKVHVRSGRTALHYACYREGTLVGRYPSCQFPSASLAKALLEVGADPNEVDDAGNTPLHLAATLEPYVEPLAHTLLEGGAHLDTKNDAGETFESLLAPTLLHKIIDPMKYTSLACLAARTIKKHGIKYEETVPAALYEFIELH